The following proteins are co-located in the Ursus arctos isolate Adak ecotype North America unplaced genomic scaffold, UrsArc2.0 scaffold_13, whole genome shotgun sequence genome:
- the SLC35D3 gene encoding solute carrier family 35 member D3 has protein sequence MRQLCRGRVLGISVAIAHGVFSGSLNILLKFLISRYQFSFLTLVQCLTSSTAALSLELLRRLGLIAVPPFGLSLARSFAGVAVLSTLQSSLTLWSLRGLSLPMYVVFKRCLPLVTMLIGVLVLKNGAPSPGVLAAVLITTCGAALAGAGDLTGDPIGYVTGVLAVLVHAAYLVLIQKASADTEHGPLTAQYVIAVSATPLLVVCSFASTDSIHAWTFPGWKDPAMVCIFVACILIGCAMNFTTLHCTYINSAVTTSFVGVVKSIATITVGMVAFSDVEPTSLFIAGVVVNTLGSVIYCVAKFWETRKQSNYEDLETQAREEEAQQSGGQLPFVMEELPAEDGDGGSEGGKAAGGPTRKSGPEARGSPRGGRLGARSSQNMDGPEEVSKRSLKDAYLEVWRLVRGTKYMKKDYLIENEELPSP, from the exons ATGCGGCAGCTGTGCCGGGGCCGCGTGCTGGGTATCTCGGTGGCTATCGCGCATGGGGTCTTCTCGGGCTCCCTCAACATCCTGCTCAAGTTCCTCATCAGCCGCTACCAGTTCTCCTTCCTGACCCTGGTGCAGTGCCTGACCAGCTCCACGGCGGCGCTGAGCCTCGAGCTGCTGCGGCGCCTGGGGCTCATCGCTGTGCCTCCCTTCGGCCTGAGCCTGGCGCGCTCCTTCGCGGGGGTCGCAGTGCTCTCCACGCTGCAGTCCAGCCTCACGCTGTGGTCCCTGCGCGGCCTCAGCCTGCCCATGTACGTGGTCTTCAAGCGCTGCCTGCCCCTGGTCACCATGCTCATCGGTGTTCTGGTGCTCAAGAACGGCGCGCCCTCGCCCGGGGTGCTCGCGGCCGTGCTCATCACCACCTGCGGCGCCGCCCTGGCAG GAGCCGGCGACCTGACCGGCGACCCCATCGGGTACGTAACGGGCGTGCTGGCAGTGCTGGTGCACGCCGCCTACCTGGTGCTCATCCAGAAGGCCAGCGCCGACACGGAGCACGGGCCGCTCACCGCGCAGTACGTCATCGCAGTGTCCGCCACCCCGCTGCTGGTCGTCTGCTCCTTCGCCAGCACCGACTCTATCCACGCCTGGACCTTCCCTGGCTGGAAGGACCCGGCCATGGTCTGCATCTTCGTGGCCTGCATCTTGATCGGCTGCGCCATGAACTTCACCACGCTGCACTGCACCTACATCAACTCGGCGGTGACCACCAGCTTCGTGGGCGTGGTGAAGAGCATCGCCACCATCACGGTGGGCATGGTGGCCTTCAGCGACGTGGAGCCCACCTCTCTGTTCATTGCCGGTGTGGTGGTGAACACCCTGGGCTCCGTCATTTACTGTGTGGCCAAATTCTGGGAGACCAGAAAGCAAAGCAATTACGAGGACCTGGAGACGCAGGCCCGGGAAGAGGAGGCACAGCAGAGTGGAGGTCAGCTGCCATTCGTCATGGAGGAGCTGCCCGCGGAGGATGGAGATGGCGGGTCAGAAGGTGGCAAGGCAGCAGGTGGCCCCACGCGGAAGAGTGGGCCGGAGGCAAGGGGCAGCCCCAGAGGAGGCCGGTTGGGGGCTAGGAGTTCGCAGAACATGGACGGCCCCGAGGAAGTGAGCAAGAGGTCGTTGAAGGATGCTTACCTCGAAGTGTGGAGGTTAGTTAGGGGAACCAAGTATATGAAGAAAGATTATTTGATAGAAAATGAGGAGTTACCCAGTCCTTGA